The following proteins are encoded in a genomic region of Reichenbachiella sp.:
- the manA gene encoding mannose-6-phosphate isomerase, class I: MSKVHAIKGKIQNYAWGGSSYIPQLLSITAEEKPYAEYWLGAHVNAPAILDSKNSPLNEFIEGDPKSILGPVIESKFGRLPFLFKVLDVNDMLSIQVHPTKAEAEKGFARENELGIPISAPHRNYKDDNHKPEIMVALSEFWLLHGFLPEAKLKETLSNMPELSHLISVFESDGYKGLYQTVMEESDDTTEKVLRPLIERVLPKYEAGDLVKSSADYWAAKAYKTFCQDGKLDKGIYSIYFFNIVKVNPGEAVFQDAGIPHAYMEGQNMELMANSDNVLRGGLTPKHVDVPELLKHVAFEETHPNIMQGELQEDGLERIYKSPAPDFELSKIELKSGNIYKSDASTAQILIVLDGEVTMFEGEKELRREKGESVFIEAGAEYQIKAASAAILYKATAP; encoded by the coding sequence ATGTCGAAAGTACACGCAATAAAAGGGAAAATTCAAAACTATGCTTGGGGAGGCAGTTCATATATTCCCCAATTATTGAGCATCACAGCAGAAGAAAAACCATATGCCGAATATTGGCTAGGTGCCCATGTCAATGCACCAGCAATTTTGGACAGTAAAAATTCTCCTCTGAATGAGTTTATTGAGGGAGACCCGAAAAGTATCTTAGGCCCAGTAATAGAATCGAAATTCGGAAGGTTACCATTTCTATTTAAGGTCTTGGATGTGAATGACATGCTTTCTATCCAAGTGCACCCGACGAAGGCAGAGGCGGAAAAAGGTTTTGCCAGGGAAAACGAATTGGGTATACCGATCAGTGCACCGCATAGAAACTACAAAGACGACAACCACAAGCCTGAAATCATGGTGGCCTTGAGCGAATTTTGGTTGTTGCATGGTTTCTTGCCTGAAGCAAAATTGAAAGAGACCTTATCCAATATGCCGGAGTTGTCACATTTGATTTCAGTATTTGAATCAGACGGATACAAGGGGCTGTACCAAACGGTAATGGAAGAGTCAGATGATACCACAGAAAAGGTGCTTCGTCCTTTGATTGAAAGAGTACTACCTAAATATGAAGCAGGGGATTTAGTCAAGTCTTCAGCGGACTACTGGGCAGCCAAAGCCTATAAAACTTTTTGTCAGGATGGGAAATTGGATAAGGGAATCTATTCGATCTACTTTTTCAATATAGTTAAAGTCAATCCAGGTGAAGCTGTTTTTCAGGATGCTGGCATACCGCATGCTTATATGGAAGGGCAAAATATGGAGCTAATGGCCAACTCGGACAATGTGCTGCGCGGAGGTTTGACTCCAAAGCATGTAGATGTACCTGAGTTGCTCAAGCACGTGGCTTTTGAAGAGACTCATCCAAATATCATGCAGGGTGAGTTGCAAGAGGATGGCTTAGAACGAATTTATAAGAGTCCGGCACCTGACTTTGAGCTGAGTAAGATAGAATTGAAGTCTGGAAACATTTATAAAAGCGATGCTTCTACCGCACAGATCTTGATCGTGTTAGACGGAGAAGTCACGATGTTCGAAGGTGAGAAAGAACTACGTCGTGAAAAAGGAGAGAGTGTATTTATAGAAGCTGGTGCGGAATATCAGATAAAGGCAGCAAGTGCAGCCATTTTGTATAAGGCTACAGCACCATAA